The following proteins are encoded in a genomic region of Channa argus isolate prfri chromosome 3, Channa argus male v1.0, whole genome shotgun sequence:
- the mmaa gene encoding methylmalonic aciduria type A protein, mitochondrial: MSKMPHVHHNMVRFGLSLLRHMSSLPSTRTCCLHQRGITGSNARHQSMIPGHRYSHYGRRVSPALSHQIRDLSGPEQRLLDKMYKGLIAGQRASLAESITLVETQHPRKKELAQVLLQRVLAFTREQENCNGGRPVSFRVGLSGPPGAGKSSFIEVVGKMLTGHGHKVSVLAVDPSSCTTGGSLMGDKTRMTELSRDMNAFIRPSPTSGTLGGVTRTTNEAIVLCEGAGYDIILVETVGVGQSEFAVADMVDMFVLLIPPAGGDELQGIKRGIIERAHLVVVTKSDGDLVVPARRIQTEYTSALKLLRRQSKSWNPKVVRASSHSGEGIAEVWAKMESYRDAMLSSGELQGQRRAQQKVWLWSLIQENVLRHFQNHPSVKEVLPQLEERVTKGGISPGLAADLLLKAFSSST, encoded by the exons ATGTCAAAG ATGCCCCATGTCCACCACAACATGGTACGATTTGGTCTCTCCCTCTTACGCCACATGTCTTCATTGCCTTCCACTAGGACATGCTGCCTCCACCAAAGAGGCATTACTGGTTCCAACGCCCGTCACCAGAGCATGATCCCCGGTCACCGCTACAGCCACTATGGAAGACGTGTGAGCCCGGCTCTGAGCCATCAGATACGGGACCTCAGTGGACCCGAGCAGAGACTGTTGGATAAAATGTATAAAGGGCTGATTGCAGGACAGCGGGCGTCTCTGGCTGAGTCCATCACCCTGGTTGAGACACAGCATCCCAGGAAGAAAGAGTTGGCACAAGTGCTGCTGCAGAGGGTGCTTGCCTTCACGAGGGAGCAGGAGAATTGTAATGGAGGAAGGCCAGTGTCCTTTAGAGTAG GTCTGTCTGGCCCCCCTGGAGCAGGGAAGTCATCCTTCATTGAGGTGGTGGGGAAGATGTTGACAGGACATGGACATAAAGTTTCAGTGCTGGCTGTTGACCCATCCTCTTGCACAACAGGAG GATCTCTGATGGGTGATAAAACTCGGATGACTGAACTCTCCAGGGACATGAATGCTTTCATCAGACCCTCTCCAACCTCAGGAACACTTGGTGGAGTCACCAGAACAACCAATGAAGCCATTGTTCTCTGTGAAGGGGCAGGATATGACATCATTCTTGTAGAGACTGTAG GAGTGGGCCAGTCAGAGTTTGCAGTTGCTGACATGGTTGACATGTTCGTGTTGCTGATCCCACCAGCAGGCGGCGATGAACTACAG GGTATAAAGAGGGGCATCATTGAGAGGGCACACTTGGTGGTGGTGACAAAGTCGGATGGAGACCTGGTGGTGCCAGCTAGAAGGATCCAGACTGAATACACTAGTGCTCTCAAGCTGCTCCGACGACAGTCCAAGTCCTGGAACCCcaag GTGGTGCGTGCCTCCTCACACAGTGGTGAAGGCATCGCAGAGGTCTGGGCCAAGATGGAATCGTATCGGGATGCCATGTTATCGAGCGGTGAACTGCAGGGTCAGCGGAGGGCCCAGCAGAAGGTCTGGTTGTGGAGTTTGATTCAGGAGAATGTCCTGCGCCATTTCCAAAATCACCCCAGTGTCAAAGAGGTTCTACCTCAGCTTGAGGAGCGGGTCACCAAAGGAGGCATATCTCCAGGCCTGGCTGCTGACCTCCTCCTCAAAGCCTTCTCCTCTTCAACATAA
- the smad1 gene encoding mothers against decapentaplegic homolog 1 has translation MNVTSLFSFTSPAVKRLLGWKQGDEEEKWAEKAVDALVKKLKKKKGAMEELERALSCPGQPSNCVTIPRSLDGRLQVSHRKGLPHVIYCRVWRWPDLQSHHELKALECCEYPFGSKQKDVCINPYHYKRVDSPVLPPVLVPRNSEFNAKHTMLPRFRNPLQQNEPHMPQNATFPESFGQANTMPFPHSPGSGSSATFPHSPSSSDPGSPFQMPETPPPAYMPPEEQMTQDCPQPMDTNLMAPPLPLESNNRADVQPVAYEEPKHWCSIVYYELNNRVGEAFQASSTSVLVDGFTDPSNNRNRFCLGLLSNVNRNSTIENTRRHIGKGVHLYYVGGEVYAECLSDSSIFVQSRNCNYHHGFHPTTVCKIPSGCSLKIFNNQEFAELLAQSVNHGFEAVYELTKMCTIRMSFVKGWGAEYHRQDVTSTPCWIEIHLHGPLQWLDKVLTQMGSPHNPISSVS, from the exons ATGAATGTCACCTCGCTTTTCTCCTTCACCAGCCCAGCAGTAAAACGGCTTTTAGGCTGGAAGCAGGGAGATGAGGAAGAGAAATGGGCGGAAAAAGCTGTGGATGCTCTGGTtaagaaactgaaaaagaagaagggagCCATGGAGGAGCTGGAAAGAGCTCTCAGCTGCCCAGGTCAGCCTAGTAACTGTGTGACAATTCCCCGTTCCCTGGATGGACGTCTGCAGGTGTCCCACAGGAAAGGTCTTCCGCATGTAATTTATTGTCGTGTGTGGCGCTGGCCCGACCTGCAGTCCCACCATGAGCTGAAGGCCCTGGAGTGCTGCGAGTACCCATTTGGCTCCAAACAGAAGGATGTGTGTATCAACCCCTACCATTACAAACGAGTGGACAGTCCAG TGCTGCCGCCTGTGTTGGTACCGAGGAACAGCGAGTTCAATGCCAAGCATACAATGCTGCCTCGCTTTCGCAATCCTCTCCAACAGAACGAGCCGCACATGCCCCAGAATGCCACCTTCCCAGAGTCTTTCGGTCAGGCCAACACAATGCCTTTTCCACATTCACCGGGCAGTGGCAGCAGTGCAACCTTCCCTCATTCACCATCCAGCTCTGATCCTGGGAGTCCATTTCAGATGCCAG AGACACCACCTCCTGCCTATATGCCCCCAGAGGAGCAGATGACTCAGGATTGCCCCCAACCAATGGACACCAACCTCATGGCTCCACCTTTGCCTCTAGAGAGTAACAACCGAGCTG ATGTGCAGCCTGTGGCCTATGAAGAACCCAAGCACTGGTGCTCTATTGTTTACTATGAGCTCAACAATCGTGTCGGAGAGGCGTTCCAAGCTTCCTCTACAAGTGTGCTTGTTGATGGCTTCACAGACCCCTCCAACAACCGCAACCGATTCTGTCTCGGCCTGCTCTCCAACGTCAACCGCAACTCCACCATTGAGAATACCCGACGGCACATCGGCAAAG GTGTCCATCTGTATTATGTTGGTGGGGAGGTGTACGCAGAATGTCTGAGTGATAGCAGCATCTTTGTCCAGAGTCGCAACTGTAATTACCATCATGGCTTCCATCCTACAACTGTGTGCAAGATACCCAGCGGCTGCAGCCTGAAGATTTTTAACAATCAGGAGTTTGCTGAGCTGCTGGCCCAGTCTGTCAACCATGGCTTTGAGGCTGTTTATGAGCTCACCAAGATGTGTACAATCCGCATGAGCTTTGTGAAA GGCTGGGGAGCAGAGTACCACCGCCAGGATGTGACCAGCACACCCTGCTGGATTGAGATACATCTACATGGTCCCCTGCAGTGGCTGGATAAAGTGCTAACCCAGATGGGCTCCCCCCACAACCCTATATCCTCCGTCTCTTAG